CCGGCCACGCATGCCTGCTATGGCGGCGACCTGGGCTTGGGCGTGAACCCCAAGCTGCTGGCGCGCATCAAGGCGTCTGACTTGGTGCTGGTGGTGGGCGGGCGCCTGTCCGAAGTGCCCTCGCAGGGCTATGAGCTGTTCGACATTCCCACGCCTGCGCAGCCCTTGGTGCATGTGCATGCCGATGCGGATGAACTGGGCAAGCTGTACCGCCCCACGCAGGCCATCCACGCCACGCCGCATGCCTTCACCGCCGCACTGAACGCGGTGCGCCCCACAGCCGCCGTGTCGTGGAAGGCCCACACTGAAGCCGCACATGCAGAGTACCTGGCATGGAGCGATCCGGCCCCCATCCGCATCCCTGGCAATCTGCAGATGGGCCAGGTGATGCAGCACCTCAAAGAGGTATTGCCTGCCGACACCATCTTCTGCAACGGCGCGGGCAACTTCGCCACCTGGATCCACCGTTTCTGGCCCTTCACCACTTACGCCAGCCAGCTTGCGCCCACCAGCGGGTCGATGGGCTACGGCCTGCCTTCGGGCGTGGGCGGCAAGCGCCTGTGGCCGCAGCGCGAGGTGGTGATCTTTGCGGGGGATGGCGACTTTTTGATGCACGGGCAAGAGTTTGCGACCGCGGTGCAGTACGGCCTGCCCATCATCGTGGTGCTGCTGGACAACGCCATGTACGGCACCATCCGCATGCACCAGGAGCGCGAGTACCCCGGCCGCGTGAGCGCCACGCAGCTCAAGAACCCCGACTTCAAGGCCTATGCCCAGGCCTTCGGCGGCCATGGCGAGCGTGTGGAGCGGACAGAAGAGTTTGCCCCCGCGCTTGCCCGCGCCCGTGCCAGCGGCCTGCCCAGTGTGCTCCACTGCCTGATCGACCCCGAGGCGATTACGCCCACGGGCACGCTGCAGGGCATTCGCACGGCGGCGCTGGCCAAGCATTGAATTTCAGTAGTATTTTTAATTCATAGAACGTTGTTAAAAGCGCTTTTAAATTCTTCTATGAATATTATTTATACATAAGGATCTGTTCGCAGGTGTCTTCTATTGGGTACGCTGCGGTTGATAAATTATTCATAGATTTGCCAAAAAACGTCATTTGGCTACTATCTATGAATGCCAAAGCAAAACACCAGCCCTGCCGAATACCCGCACGCCGTTCTTCAGCAGATTGAACGGCTGGGCCAGCACATCGCCATCGCCCGCAAGCGGCGGGGCGAGACACAGGCCCAGTGGGCGCTGCGGCTGGGCGTGTCCCAGCCCACCATGGCGCGCATCGAGCGGGGCGACCCCTCTGTGGCCATGGCCAGCTACGCCATGTGCCTGTGGCTCGTGAACCCGGCCGTGGCCGTGGCCGACCTGATTGCACCGCAGAACGACCAGGCCGCGCTGGAGCGGGAGGTGGCGCGGGTGCGACGCCCCCGCAAGCTTGCACAGGGAGCCTTGCCACAGCGCGCCCCGGGCAAGCTGGTGCCTGGCGCTGCATCTGCGTCTACCTCTGACGTAGCCCGCACCGCCAACAGCGCGGCAGTGGGTCTGGCGGCGCTGATGCAACCCGGCGCAGCCAAGGCACCGCAATGAAGTCGGCCATGGGCGTGACCGCGCGCAGCTATGTGCCGCAAGACCTGCTCTATATCTGGGCACTGGTGAACCCTGCGCAGCCGGTGCTGGTGGGCGAGTTGCGCCTGTCGCAGTTGGTGGCCGACTGCGCCACCTTTCGGTACGGTCAAGGCTGGTGGCACTTCCCGCTCAGCGAAGATTTGCCGCTCATCACTGGCCAAGAGTTCACCGCAGGCGAGCGGGGCAGCGCGCCGGGCGCCATCGACGACGCGCGGCCCGACCGCTGGGGCGAGCGCATCATTCGCCATGTGGACCGGCCTGCGCGCCTGTCCATTTTGGAGATGCTGCTGTTTGCGGGCGATGACCGGTTTGGTGCGCTCGGTGTTTCTATCTCTGCCGATAGGTACGTGCCCCGTCCACTAGGCCCGTACCCCCAACTGAGGGACTTGGCGCAGCTCAGTGCCGCCGTGGAAGACCTGCAGACCCAGGCCCCGGTCACGGCTGAGATGCAGCGCCTGATCCAACCCGGCGTGACGCTGGGCGGCGCTCGGCCCAAGGCCCTGCTGCAGACCGATGCGGGGTCTTGCGTCATCAAGTTCAGCGAGCTGGACGATGCGGTGGACACGCCGCTGGTCGAACACGCCACCATGACCCTGGCCGCGCAGGCAGGCATCCGCATGGCTGCCACGGGCGTGCTGCCCATCCCCGCGCGGCATGGCAAGGCGCGCCATGCGTTGACTATCGAGCGTTTCGACCGTGTGGGCGGGTACCGCCTGCATTG
This Acidovorax sp. 106 DNA region includes the following protein-coding sequences:
- a CDS encoding thiamine pyrophosphate-binding protein, with protein sequence MNTTPSTPRTGGQILVQQLITHGVKQLFCVPGESYLAVLDALHDASIAVTVCRQEGGAAMMAEAQGKLTGQPGICFVTRGPGATNASAGVHIAHQDSTPMILFVGQVARGAMGREAFQELDYSAVFGTMAKWVVQIDDPARVPELISRAFHVATSGRPGPVVVALPEDMLTEAATVADALPYQVTETHPGAAQMAELAQRLQAAKNPVAILGGSRWSEQAVREFTAFAEAWSIPVYCSFRRQMLFPATHACYGGDLGLGVNPKLLARIKASDLVLVVGGRLSEVPSQGYELFDIPTPAQPLVHVHADADELGKLYRPTQAIHATPHAFTAALNAVRPTAAVSWKAHTEAAHAEYLAWSDPAPIRIPGNLQMGQVMQHLKEVLPADTIFCNGAGNFATWIHRFWPFTTYASQLAPTSGSMGYGLPSGVGGKRLWPQREVVIFAGDGDFLMHGQEFATAVQYGLPIIVVLLDNAMYGTIRMHQEREYPGRVSATQLKNPDFKAYAQAFGGHGERVERTEEFAPALARARASGLPSVLHCLIDPEAITPTGTLQGIRTAALAKH
- a CDS encoding type II toxin-antitoxin system HipA family toxin — encoded protein: MKSAMGVTARSYVPQDLLYIWALVNPAQPVLVGELRLSQLVADCATFRYGQGWWHFPLSEDLPLITGQEFTAGERGSAPGAIDDARPDRWGERIIRHVDRPARLSILEMLLFAGDDRFGALGVSISADRYVPRPLGPYPQLRDLAQLSAAVEDLQTQAPVTAEMQRLIQPGVTLGGARPKALLQTDAGSCVIKFSELDDAVDTPLVEHATMTLAAQAGIRMAATGVLPIPARHGKARHALTIERFDRVGGYRLHCLSARTALRAARLPESYSALATVLLRLAHPDTQVAQREELFKRMVFNILMDNTDDHERNHSLRLGLDGYYELTPAYDVVPTLQNLGYQAMSVGQAGAESSLENALTELSEFGIKRARAVVLIQQVARVVDGWQAHFAQQGVCRADMELLHAGIDREALRGQRQEFV
- a CDS encoding helix-turn-helix domain-containing protein produces the protein MPKQNTSPAEYPHAVLQQIERLGQHIAIARKRRGETQAQWALRLGVSQPTMARIERGDPSVAMASYAMCLWLVNPAVAVADLIAPQNDQAALEREVARVRRPRKLAQGALPQRAPGKLVPGAASASTSDVARTANSAAVGLAALMQPGAAKAPQ